One genomic segment of Huiozyma naganishii CBS 8797 chromosome 8, complete genome includes these proteins:
- the ARK1 gene encoding serine/threonine protein kinase ARK1 (similar to Saccharomyces cerevisiae PRK1 (YIL095W) and ARK1 (YNL020C); ancestral locus Anc_2.284), producing MNQPNISTYPQGTTLTVGSHQVQIIKYLTAGGFAQIYQTTISPIDPFSGTNIACLKRVIVPDKPSLNVLRAEVDAMKLLRNNRCVVSYIDSHAAKSSFQNGTYEVFLLMEYCENGGLINFLNSRLQNRLKESEVVNIMWSVSQGVAAMHALQPPLVHRDIKIENVLLSKNNEFKLCDFGSVSGPIRPPSNPQELALVQNDIMRNTTAQYRSPEMIDMSRGFPIDEKSDIWALGVFLYKICYYTTPFEKSGEAGILTSRYEFPAFPAYSDRLRHLISKLLAVQPNHRPNIYDVVKELSDMKNISCPIINFYLKPNMTDASNNIQHLHSIMNNTNTSTVQIQQQQLQLQLRQQQQVKVCRQQTPSQIEAPQLYMVTGSGDPLSNESLEGADMPVLSRSRSSGALKPMALNSHRKYYEHNLNNQPQTPALPEKSQRQVLNKPIVLEDIDLSSSSEDDDTEGSSIDDNIINSINLPPNANKRLGGRRSVSIFNPKNDTDLKHITKANEKSKESSGPKKVFSKEEVRKRMMEKLKEKDKGKNTTEPVSRSISTTPRKAPKGPPVPHKPDRLRPVLPSKPAFLSGKRVQDISDAINSK from the coding sequence ATGAACCAACCAAATATATCGACGTACCCACAGGGGACGACTTTGACTGTAGGATCACACCAGGTCCAGATTATCAAGTATTTGACTGCTGGGGGATTTGCACAGATCTATCAAACTACCATCTCTCCAATAGACCCCTTTTCTGGCACGAACATTGCgtgtttgaaaagagtTATCGTGCCTGATAAGCCGAGCCTCAATGTCCTCAGAGCGGAGGTGGATGCTATGAAATTGCTAAGGAATAATCGGTGTGTAGTGTCTTACATCGACTCTCACGCAGCTAAATCTAGTTTTCAAAACGGGACTTATGAGGTGTTCTTATTAATGGAATACTGTGAGAATGGTGGATTAATCAACTTTTTAAATTCTAGGTTGCAGAATAGACTGAAGGAGTCAGAGGTCGTAAATATCATGTGGTCTGTATCACAGGGGGTTGCTGCAATGCACGCCTTACAACCTCCATTGGTACACCGAGATATCAAGATAGAAAATGTTTTGCTCTCCAAAAATAATGAGTTCAAGCTATGCGATTTTGGTTCTGTTAGTGGCCCAATCAGGCCACCATCCAATCCGCAAGAGCTAGCTTTGGTACAAAATGATATCATGAGAAATACTACTGCACAGTACAGATCACCCGAAATGATAGACATGTCGAGGGGGTTTCCAATTGACGAGAAATCAGATATTTGGGCTCTTGGTGTCTTTTTATACAAGATTTGTTATTATACAACACCCTTCGAAAAATCTGGAGAAGCTGGTATTTTAACCTCCAGGTACGAATTTCCAGCTTTCCCTGCCTATAGTGATCGATTGAGACATCTAATTAGTAAACTGCTGGCGGTGCAACCCAATCACAGACCAAACATATACGATGTGGTCAAAGAACTTTCTGATATGAAGAACATATCTTGTCCAATTATAAATTTCTACTTGAAACCTAATATGACCGACGCATCGAATAACATTCAACATTTGCATTCAATAATGAACAACACTAATACTTCTACAGTCCAAatacagcaacagcaactgcagTTACAATTacgacagcaacaacaggttAAAGTATGCCGGCAACAAACTCCAAGTCAGATAGAGGCACCCCAATTGTACATGGTAACAGGTTCTGGTGACCCACTTTCAAATGAGAGCCTGGAAGGTGCTGATATGCCCGTCCTATCCAGATCTCGTTCTTCGGGGGCACTAAAACCTATGGCTTTGAATAGCCACAGAAAGTATTATGAACACAACTTGAACAATCAACCTCAAACCCCCGCTCTTCCAGAGAAATCACAGAGACAAGTACTGAACAAACCTATCGTGcttgaagatattgacttatcatcatcatcggAAGATGATGACACTGAGGGAAGCTCTATTGATGATAACATCATTAATTCCATTAACTTGCCTCCTAATGCCAATAAAAGGCTTGGTGGCAGGAGATCAGTATCTATTTTCAACCCCAAAAATGACACTGATTTAAAGCACATTACCAAAGCTAACGAGAAATCCAAGGAGAGTTCAGGACcaaaaaaagttttttcGAAAGAAGAGGTCAGAAAGAGAATGatggagaagttgaaagagaaagataAGGGTAAAAATACAACTGAGCCTGTGTCAAGAAGCATTTCAACTACTCCGCGCAAGGCCCCTAAGGGTCCGCCAGTCCCTCATAAACCGGATCGTTTGAGACCAGTCTTACCTTCAAAACCCGCATTTCTATCTGGCAAGAGAGTACAAGATATAAGCGATGCTATCAATAGTAAATGA
- the HDA1 gene encoding histone deacetylase HDA1 (similar to Saccharomyces cerevisiae HDA1 (YNL021W); ancestral locus Anc_2.285) produces the protein MTEPSVKRENPDSQKPAESSTHSKRQMIVAPCAPKLRYTPLKTGLCYDVRMRYHAKIFTSYFEYIDPHPEDPRRIYRIYKILAENGLITDPMLSGIDDIGDLMLKIPVREATSQEVLEVHSKEHLEFIESVTKMSHDELLKSTETGDSVYFNNDSSSSAKLSCGGAIEACKAVVEGRVKNAFAVVRPPGHHSEPESAGGFCLFSNVAVASKNILRNYPESVRRIMILDWDIHHGNGTQKAFYDDDRVLYISLHRFELGKYYPGTAQGHYDKTGEGKGEGFNCNITWPVGGVGDAEYMWAFEQVVMPMSREFRPDLVIISAGFDAADGDTIGQCHVSPSCYGHMTHMLKSLANGNLCVVLEGGYNLDAIARSALSVAKVLIGEPPEELLDPVKDPKPEAIEIINKVIRLQSKYWKCFQRRHGNSGCTFEKHMTESISTDNFPLQSAIRQQQFSALSKEFGFVKFPLFEMKLSDDTVICSPEVYNKDTIIILVRDTPEIWAKRDVIQGTIDPSASIITDAALAFIKWAMERNYGVIDVNIPQSLFEQDNYSAMITAQEVMSFMWDNYIRFFGSASKIAFVGVGDACSGIVHLLGHRDTRSKVKSVINFIAQKTLKPLIPLVDETLGDWYFKNSLVFSDKNHACWGDNENENKKPRKKFGRVLRCNSDGLTNIIEERFEEATDFMLDSFEEWSESD, from the coding sequence ATGACGGAACCGTCGGTGAAGAGGGAGAACCCCGACAGTCAGAAACCCGCTGAGTCGTCAACGCACTCTAAGAGGCAGATGATTGTCGCTCCTTGCGCTCCGAAGCTTCGTTATACGCCCTTGAAGACCGGTTTATGCTATGATGTCAGAATGAGATACCACGCCAAGATATTCACTTCATACTTTGAATACATAGACCCGCACCCTGAGGATCCCAGAAGAATCTACCGTATCTATAAAATCCTCGCTGAAAACGGGCTGATTACTGATCCCATGTTGAGTGGTATAGATGACATTGGGGACCTGATGCTGAAAATCCCAGTGAGGGAGGCCACATCTCAGGAAGTCTTGGAGGTGCACTCCAAAGAACATTTGGAATTTATCGAGAGTGTGACGAAAATGTCTCATGATGAATTGCTCAAGTCCACGGAAACAGGAGACTCGGtgtacttcaacaacgatTCATCTTCTAGCGCAAAACTCTCCTGTGGCGGTGCCATCGAGGCGTGCAAAGCTGTTGTGGAGGGCAGGGTCAAGAATGCATTTGCGGTGGTAAGACCGCCAGGCCACCATTCGGAACCGGAGTCGGCAGGTGGGTTTTGTCTGTTCAGTAACGTTGCAGTGGCATCCAAAAATATCTTGCGGAACTACCCAGAGAGTGTGAGGAGAATTATGATCCTTGACTGGGATATACATCATGGTAACGGTACCCAAAAGGCATTCTACGACGATGACCGCGTTCTTTACATTTCTCTGCATAGGTTTGAACTTGGGAAATATTACCCAGGGACAGCACAAGGTCATTACGACAAAACAGGTGAGGGGAAGGGAGAAGGTTTCAATTGTAATATTACCTGGCCCGTCGGTGGCGTTGGTGACGCAGAGTACATGTGGGCTTTCGAGCAAGTGGTGATGCCAATGAGTAGGGAGTTCAGGCCTGACTTGGTGATTATATCTGCCGGGTTTGATGCCGCTGATGGGGATACTATTGGCCAGTGTCATGTGTCTCCCAGCTGTTATGGTCATATGACACATATGTTAAAATCTCTGGCCAACGGCAATTTATGCGTTGTTTTAGAAGGTGGATATAATCTGGATGCCATTGCTCGAAGCGCACTGAGTGTTGCGAAGGTTTTAATTGGCGAACCTCCTGAGGAATTGCTAGATCCGGTAAAGGACCCTAAACCTGAAGCTATTGAAATAATTAACAAAGTAATAAGACTACAGTCCAAGTATTGGAAATGCTTTCAAAGAAGGCACGGCAACTCCGGATGTACGTTTGAGAAACATATGACCGAGAGTATATCCACGGACAACTTCCCCTTGCAGTCGGCAATACGTCAACAGCAGTTCAGCGCTCTGTCGAAAGAGTTCGGGTTTGTCAAGTTTCCTTTGTTTGAAATGAAACTATCTGATGACACGGTGATATGCTCGCCAGAAGTGTACAACAAAGATACAATAATAATTTTAGTAAGAGACACTCCGGAAATATGGGCGAAGCGAGACGTCATACAGGGCACTATCGACCCGTCAGCTTCCATAATAACGGATGCCGCGTTGGCATTCATCAAATGGGCTATGGAGAGGAACTATGGTGTTATTGATGTGAATATCCCACAGTCGCTGTTTGAACAAGACAATTATTCTGCTATGATAACTGCACAAGAGGTCATGTCGTTTATGTGGGACAACTATATCAGATTTTTTGGCAGTGCCTCTAAGATAGCTTTTGTGGGTGTCGGTGATGCATGTTCAGGAATTGTGCATTTGTTGGGCCATAGGGATACAAGGAGTAAAGTCAAGTCCGTAATAAACTTCATTGCACAAAAGACTTTGAAGCCTCTGATACCCTTGGTCGATGAGACGTTAGGTGACTGgtatttcaaaaattccCTGGTATTCTCTGATAAAAATCATGCGTGTTGGGGAGACAACGAAAATGAGAACAAGAAgccaagaaaaaagtttgGTCGCGTGCTGAGGTGTAATTCTGATGGTTTGACGAATATTATTGAGGAAAGATTCGAAGAGGCAACTGATTTTATGTTGGATTCCTTCGAGGAATGGAGTGAGAGTGATTAG